One window from the genome of Halomicrobium zhouii encodes:
- a CDS encoding carboxylate--amine ligase: MNAVVIPTGHEAQGYVCVRSLSEQGVRTIVASEKEGVPAAASRYCDESVDLPPPKEDLLAYRDALLELAERETVETILPVRPEDGYVLSRFRESFEAHVSLPVPSFDQLRTVHDRLRLAEAAEAAGVPVPETRRLADVDDWGPERIVKSRYNLVVDDYVDHLDPGESAVVKAVKHLQPGTEPDPDAIREAYRHDPIVQAFVPYDEEYMFAGLYDHGEALATFQHHQVRGTSYTGGGGVYRQSTDIPELDRVADDLLSHLEWHGLACIEYMRDERTGEFVLTEINPRMWQSLPSTVRAGVDFPHYYWLQATDRTDEIDPDYEIGVGSHLLHGEVGYLLSILTDDSPLVQRPSLAGTAWEIAASCLSEPHFDYLNLDDPGPFLQGLRNKVK, translated from the coding sequence GTGAACGCCGTCGTCATTCCGACAGGGCACGAGGCCCAGGGGTACGTCTGTGTCAGGTCGCTCTCGGAGCAGGGCGTCCGGACTATCGTCGCCTCGGAGAAGGAGGGGGTTCCGGCGGCGGCGTCTCGGTACTGCGACGAGTCCGTCGACCTGCCGCCGCCGAAAGAGGACCTGCTGGCCTACCGGGACGCCCTGCTCGAACTGGCCGAGCGGGAGACCGTCGAGACGATACTTCCAGTCCGGCCGGAGGACGGCTACGTCCTCTCTCGTTTCCGCGAGTCGTTCGAGGCGCACGTCTCCCTGCCCGTCCCGTCGTTCGACCAGCTACGAACCGTCCACGACCGCCTGCGCCTCGCCGAGGCGGCCGAGGCGGCGGGCGTGCCGGTGCCAGAGACGCGCCGGCTCGCCGACGTCGACGACTGGGGCCCCGAACGCATCGTCAAGTCCCGGTACAACCTCGTCGTCGACGACTACGTCGACCACCTCGACCCGGGCGAGTCCGCCGTCGTCAAGGCGGTCAAACACCTCCAGCCGGGAACCGAACCGGACCCCGACGCGATCCGCGAGGCGTACCGCCACGACCCGATCGTCCAGGCGTTCGTCCCCTACGACGAGGAGTACATGTTCGCCGGGCTGTACGACCACGGCGAGGCGCTGGCCACCTTCCAGCACCACCAGGTCCGGGGCACCTCCTACACCGGCGGCGGCGGCGTCTACCGCCAGTCGACCGACATCCCCGAACTCGACCGCGTCGCCGACGACCTGCTGTCCCACCTGGAGTGGCACGGCCTGGCCTGCATCGAGTACATGCGCGACGAGCGCACCGGCGAGTTCGTCCTCACGGAGATCAACCCCCGGATGTGGCAGTCCCTGCCCTCGACTGTCCGCGCCGGCGTCGACTTCCCCCACTACTACTGGCTCCAGGCGACGGACCGGACCGACGAGATCGACCCGGACTACGAGATCGGCGTCGGGAGCCACCTGCTCCACGGCGAAGTCGGCTACCTCCTGAGCATCCTCACCGACGACTCGCCGCTCGTCCAGCGGCCGTCGCTCGCCGGGACCGCCTGGGAGATAGCGGCCTCCTGCCTCTCGGAGCCCCACTTCGACTACCTCAACCTCGACGACCCCGGGCCCTTCCTCCAGGGCCTCCGGAACAAAGTGAAGTAG